A part of Aegilops tauschii subsp. strangulata cultivar AL8/78 chromosome 2, Aet v6.0, whole genome shotgun sequence genomic DNA contains:
- the LOC109785136 gene encoding ABC transporter G family member 25 — translation MRDAEHSRYRRRAGLPVLSLLLALALFAGGASGQQQPPVPPEMRGVQAQLTGLTNDVARTISDRFSFCVSDTQEDWNGAFNYTSDLGFVERCLAETRGDMPQRLCTPAEAKFYFTSLYNPKGEKNLFLETNINCGISAWSPGCEPGWACSVGPIPAANDNETIPLRATNCQACCEGFFCPRGLTCMLPCPLGSYCPRARGNSTTGLCDPYKYQITPNSTSGCGGADKWADFGSTEEIFCPAGYHCPSTTSKLSCSSGHYCKLGSTREEKCVIKGSCKENEENENIIILGACLVGIIGVSLLVVYNCSGQFLTIRERRKARSRENAIQLARQQLRAHQGWKAAKQIARKHVTGVQDHLSRTFSRRRSFRQQTDLENSSHRVQEARLMGSTGPNERSDSIVFSAQNTSEISEAMPSVVMDISNDGEVVATNDKPAPKGKHRSTQTQIFKYAYGEIELEKARQEENKNMSFTGVLAKVKELQKEMTRPLLKVEFKNLTLSLGKRKLLRSVTGELQPGRVTAVMGPSGAGKTTFLNAVAGKVTGYQVTGSVLVNGAHGSIRSYKKIIGFVPQDDVVHGNLTVEENLWFSANCRLPARMSHRDRVLIVERVIESLDLQGVRNSVVGTVEKRGISGGQRKRVNVGIEMVMEPSLLILDEPTSGLDSSSSQLLLKALRHEALEGVNICAVVHQPSYTLYNMFDDLILLAKGGLIVYNGPIKTIEDYFSTLGIHVPDRVNPPDHYIDILEGIVKPESGIKAKHLPVHWMLYNGYEVPSDMKDDLKAMGEQSPDVDINRSMSGSTPHCLPAGVSNAFAQERNRLEHRLSKPGDLSSRRTPGILKQYKFFLGRVTKQRLREGRLLGVDFLILGLAGICLGTIAKLSDPTFGMPGYIYTIIAVSLLCKIAALRSFSLERLQYLRERESGMSTLAYFLARDTIDHFNTALKPIIYLSMFYYFNNPRSSIGSNYIILLSLVYCVTGIGYTFAICFNPGSAQLCSALIPVVLTLLSTQRTTPTFLKNMSYPKWALEGFIIANAKRYPGVWLITRCGLLFRSGFNIHNYQLCIVVLFMYGIFFRIVAFVAMVLLKKR, via the exons ATGCGCGATGCCGAGCACTCGCGGTACCGGCGGCGGGCCGGCCTGCCGGTGCTCTCCCTTCTGCTCGCGCTCGCGCTGTTCGCCGGGGGCGCCAGCGGGCAGCAGCAGCCGCCGGTGCCGCCGGAGATGAGGGGCGTGCAGGCGCAGCTCACGGGGCTCACCAACGACGTCGCCAGGACCATCTCCGACCGCTTCAGCTTCTGCGTCTCCGACAC GCAGGAGGACTGGAACGGGGCCTTCAACTACACCTCCGACCTCGGCTTCGTGGAGCGCTGCCTCGCCGAAACCAGAG GTGACATGCCGCAGCGGTTATGCACGCCGGCAGAAGCGAAGTTCTACTTCACAAGCCTGTATAACCCGAAAGGCGAGAAAAACCTCTTCCTGGAGACCAACATAAACTGCGGCATCTCCGCTTGGTCGCCGGGTTGTGAGCCGGGGTGGGCTTGCTCTGTTGGTCCGATCCCTGCCGCCAACGACAACGAGACCATCCCGCTGAGAGCTACCAACTGCCAGGCGTGCTGCGAGGGCTTCTTCTGCCCCCGTGGCCTCACCTGCATGCTCC CTTGTCCGTTGGGATCGTACTGTCCGCGTGCCAGAGGGAACTCAACCACTGGTCTTTGTGATCC ATACAAGTACCAGATAACTCCAAACTCAACCAGCGGCTGCGGTGGCGCTGACAAATGGGCTGATTTTGGGAGCACCGAAGAAATCTTCTGTCCAGCTGGTTACCACTGCCCAAGCACAACATCCAAATTGTCCTGTAGCAGTGG GCATTATTGCAAATTGGGTTCCACCAGAGAAGAGA AATGCGTCATAAAAGGCTCATGTAAAGAGAACGAAGAGAATGAAAACATCATCATTTTGGGCGCTTGTTTAGTG GGTATAATAGGCGTGTCGCTCTTGGTCGTGTACAACTGCTCAGGTCAGTTCCTCACTATCCGTGAACGGAGGAAAGCGAGGTCGAGGGAGAACGCGATTCAGCTTGCTCGGCAGCAGCTCAGGGCTCACCAGGGATGGAAGGCGGCCAAGCAGATCGCGAGGAAACATGTAACCGGCGTGCAGGACCATCTGTCACGCACATTTTCACGCAGGAGATCCTTTCGTCAGCAGACAGATCTCGAGAATTCTAGCCACAGGGTGCAGGAAGCGCGCCTGATGGGTTCGACCGGGCCAAATGAAAGGTCGGACTCCATAGTGTTTTCAGCTCAGAACACAAGCGAGATATCCGAAGCCATGCCTTCGGTTGTCATGGACATAAGCAACGATGGAGAAGTTGTTGCTACCAATGACAAACCGGCACCGAAAGGCAAGCACAGATCAACTCAAACTCAAATATTCAAGTATGCGTATGGCGAGATAGAGTTGGAGAAGGCCAGGCAGGAAGAGAACAAGAACATGTCCTTCACCGGAGTGCTTGCCAAGGTGAAGGAGCTACAAAAGGAGATGACCAGGCCTTTGCTCAAGGTTGAGTTCAAGAACCTGACACTGTCACTTGGAAAAAGGAAGCTGCTGAGGTCTGTCACAGGCGAGCTCCAGCCAGGCCGTGTCACCGCCGTCATGGGCCCCTCTGGAGCCGGCAAGACCACATTCCTTAATGCTGTGGCCGGGAAGGTGACCGGTTATCAAGTGACCGGCTCAGTCCTTGTTAATGGAGCGCATGGAAGTATACGTTCTTACAAGAAGATCATTGGCTTTGTGCCTCAGGACGACGTCGTTCATGGGAACTTAACTGTTGAGGAGAACCTTTGGTTCAGCGCAAATTGCAG GCTCCCTGCGAGAATGTCACACCGTGATAGGGTTCTCATTGTGGAGAGGGTTATAGAGTCCCTGGACCTTCAGGGGGTCAGGAACTCGGTGGTCGGGACGGTGGAGAAGCGTGGAATCTCTGGCGGGCAGAGGAAGCGCGTCAATGTGGGGATTGAGATGGTGATGGAGCCATCTCTGCTGATCCTGGATGAACCAACCTCTGGCCTGGACAGTTCCTCATCACAGCTGCTCCTCAAAGCTCTTCGTCACGAGGCACTTGAAGGCGTGAACATTTGCGCCGTTGTTCACCAACCGAG CTACACATTGTACAACATGTTTGATGATTTGATACTTCTGGCAAAAGGAGGCCTTATCGTTTACAATGGTCCGATCAAGACCATTGAGGACTACTTCTCAACTCTTGGAATTCATGTCCCCGACCGTGTAAACCCACCAGACCATTACATTGACATTCTTGAAGGCATTGTGAAGCCTGAGTCAGGCATTAAGGCGAAGCATTTACCGGTGCACTGGATGTTGTACAATGGCTACGAAGTGCCAAGTGACATGAAAGATGATCTCAAGGCAATGGGTGAGCAAAGCCCGGACGTTGATATCAATCGTTCAATGTCTGGATCGACCCCTCATTGCCTCCCTGCAGGCGTAAGTAACGCTTTTGCACAAGAACGCAACCGTCTTGAGCACCGTTTGTCGAAACCTGGTGATCTGTCCAGCAGAAGAACACCAGGAATCCTAAAGCAATACAAGTTCTTCCTCGGAAG AGTTACAAAACAGCGGCTGCGTGAAGGTAGACTGCTTGGGGTTGATTTCCTGATACTAGGTCTTGCTGGGATCTGCTTGGGGACAATTGCGAAACTCAGTGACCCGACATTTGGGATGCCTGGCTATATTTACACGATCATTGCCGTTT CTCTTCTGTGCAAGATTGCGGCATTAAGATCATTTTCCCTTGAGCGATTGCAGTACTTGAGGGAAAGAGAATCTGGGATGAGCACATTGGCATACTTTCTTGCCAGGGACACAATCGATCATTTCAACACAGCTTTAAAGCCAATCATTTACCTCTCCATGTTTTACTACTTCAACAATCCGAGATCATCAATTGGCAGTAATTACATCATACTCCTCTCACTTGTGTATTGTGTGACCGGGATAGGATACACTTTCGCCATCTGTTTCAATCCTGGCTCGGCGCAGTTG TGCTCTGCACTGATACCTGTTGTTCTGACCTTGTTATCCACACAAAGGACCACCCCTACATTTCTGAAGAATATGAGCTACCCAAAGTGGGCACTCGAGGGCTTCATAATTGCAAACGCAAAAAG ATATCCTGGAGTTTGGCTAATAACTCGCTGCGGCTTGCTCTTCAGGAGTGGTTTCAATATTCACAACTACCAACTCTGTATTGTGGTTCTCTTCATGTATGGTATCTTCTTCAGGATTGTTGCATTTGTGGCAATGGTTCTGCTGAAGAAGAGATGA